The genomic region TTACCGGAAACAGCAAAGCCTACAATTTAACCGTTAAAATTAATAAAGACACTGGAATTTTGAAGAAAAATGGAAATAAGCGTGAAAATGCAACTTTCAATGATCTGAAAACTGGTGACAAGGTCATGGTCATGTTCACCGGACCATTTGTAGAGTCGTATCCTCCCCAGACTACTGCCAAGGAAATTGTTATTGTTCCCTCTTAAAATCATTTTTTTTCTGATTAATGTTTTATATAATGAGTTTTACTTGCTTATAGGGGTCATATAATATTTTTTGGCTAAAAATTTATCTGAGGTTACTAATGGGGGATTTTTAATCTTCTTCAAGGTGTCTTGACGTAAAAGGTGGTTTTTCACGGTTTTGAATATTTCCTCCGTAAGGTTTAAATAGCAACAGTACACAACGTATCTAATGAGCCAAGGTAGCTTAGAGGCGAAGCGGTGGACTGCAGATCCATTACACGGGAGTTCAAATCTCTCCCTTGGCTTTAAATCATTAAAAATACCATATATGAATGTTATTCGTTAGGGGTCATAGTGTAACCTGGCTATCATCTGGGACTCCAGTTGTCTTTGATGAAACGCGCGCTCTGACGTTAGGTATAACCAATCGGATGATGATCGATTGGAGTACTGAGACAAGAGAAATCCTAGGATCTGGGTTCAAATCCCGGTGACCCCATTAACTTTTTTTTATCTTAATATTCTCTAAAAATTATTTCCGGATGTGTCAGTTTGTCGAAACTCAACAACATCATTGTAATTGAGGGAAGGGGATACGATTCCAATGTCTATGTATTCGAGGATATAATTGTGGACACTGGAACCGGCCAGAACATGGAATACATCTTAAAATCCATAAAAGAAGCCGGCACCAATATCAATGATCTTTCTCTCATTGTGAACACCCACAACCACTACGATCACATTGGGGGGAACCCTTACCTGGACCTGGAAGTGGCCATGCACTCCCGGGATGCCCGTGCACTGGAAGAAGGGGATGAAGACGCTCTCCTGGCCACCATGTTCGGGAAAACCATGGAAAAAATGGTGGTTCAGCGTAAACTGGAAGAGGGAGACAAAATTAATGATTTTGAAGTTATACTAACTCCCGGACATACTCCGGGTAGCATATGTCTCTATGATGGGGAAACCCTCATCTCTGGGGATACAGTTTTCTCTGGTGGGGGTTTTGGACGTGTGGATCTAGGTGGGAATATGGGTGATATGAGGAGATCCCTGGAAAGACTGGGTAAACTGGATGTCCAGTACCTGTTACCGGGCCATGGTCCGGCGGTTGAGGAGGGTTCCCAGCATATCAGGATGGCCAATGAAATGGTCAAGGGTTTCTATTAAGGGAACCAAGTTGGATAGTACTCATTTTGCCCTCTATTTTTAATCAATTTAAAAGAATAATTAATTTTTAAGGAATTTAACCCTAATTTTTGAGTTTATTTATTATTCCATTCCTTCCTGGTTTTTAATCCACCTGCACCGTTAACTCGGTGGCACCGTAGTGGTTTCCCACAAAGTCATAGAAGGTCAAATTCCAGCCAGTACTGGTTGCGGTGGCGTTAACTGCTGTGTAAGGAGAAGTCCACCGGAACCTTTCCACTTCCGGGAGAGTGTTGGCATACCTTATGGCATTCTGTGCCGATTCGTAGCTTCCGTTTTCAATGGTGAGATTGTTCACTTCCCTTATATTGAAGGAGGTGTGTTTGAGGGTGTTGTAGTTGAAAACACGATATTTACCACCGCCATTGCCCTCCACCATAGTCCAGGTGAACATGTCGGGTGTGGGATAGGCCGTTATCTGGGTGTAACCATCACTGAAAGTCTGGCTATTAAGGGCCTCCATTTTTTCACCGACCCGGATACCACCAAAGGATACCAACATTATTAAAAAGGCGGCCAGGGCAATTTTCTTGTACTTGGGTTTTAAACGCAGGTAAAGGATGACCAGCACGGCCAGGGCCACGATGGTAGTCACCGGGTCAGTGTAGTAATAAATGTTGGCGGTGAAGCGAGTGAGAGAAAAAGGATAGAATAAAGGTATGCCTCCGGTGGTTAGGAAGTCCAGAAAAAGATGGGTTAACACTCCAAAGTATGCTAATGATACAGCCCTCCAGTTGAATTCCACCCTTATGTCTCTTTTTATCATGTAATTGATTAAGCCATATACACTGGGCCGTGAAATCAGGTAAATGAATACCATGGCGGTGATCAGTCCAAAAATAAAGCTGTGGGTTATGCCCCGGTGGGTGAAGATAAACAGTTCCGGAACCAGGAAACCAATGGCAAAGAGAATTACGTCAAAATCAATGGATATCCCACCAAAACCCCCGGACAATCGGTCTTTAATATCCAGACTCCTCAGATTCAGGAGGGTTAGGATGGCAAAGGGCACAACAAAATGGGTAAAGAAATCCATAGTTATAACCTTTTAACTTTATCCTTTAATAGCATCCCAT from Methanobacterium formicicum harbors:
- a CDS encoding DUF3221 domain-containing protein; its protein translation is MKIITLFAILVVLMMGVVYGVMFATGEEKADMNGQIVGICLADSQNENNTQNSILVEGLITGNSKAYNLTVKINKDTGILKKNGNKRENATFNDLKTGDKVMVMFTGPFVESYPPQTTAKEIVIVPS
- a CDS encoding MBL fold metallo-hydrolase codes for the protein MSKLNNIIVIEGRGYDSNVYVFEDIIVDTGTGQNMEYILKSIKEAGTNINDLSLIVNTHNHYDHIGGNPYLDLEVAMHSRDARALEEGDEDALLATMFGKTMEKMVVQRKLEEGDKINDFEVILTPGHTPGSICLYDGETLISGDTVFSGGGFGRVDLGGNMGDMRRSLERLGKLDVQYLLPGHGPAVEEGSQHIRMANEMVKGFY
- a CDS encoding metal-dependent hydrolase, encoding MDFFTHFVVPFAILTLLNLRSLDIKDRLSGGFGGISIDFDVILFAIGFLVPELFIFTHRGITHSFIFGLITAMVFIYLISRPSVYGLINYMIKRDIRVEFNWRAVSLAYFGVLTHLFLDFLTTGGIPLFYPFSLTRFTANIYYYTDPVTTIVALAVLVILYLRLKPKYKKIALAAFLIMLVSFGGIRVGEKMEALNSQTFSDGYTQITAYPTPDMFTWTMVEGNGGGKYRVFNYNTLKHTSFNIREVNNLTIENGSYESAQNAIRYANTLPEVERFRWTSPYTAVNATATSTGWNLTFYDFVGNHYGATELTVQVD